The following proteins are co-located in the Siansivirga zeaxanthinifaciens CC-SAMT-1 genome:
- a CDS encoding AAA family ATPase has product MSDVTAIEQFVKQYKALKTEIAKVIIGQDEVVNQILISIFSGGHSLLIGVPGLAKTLMVNTIAQALGLNFKRIQFTPDLMPSDILGSEILDENRHFKFIKGPIFSNIILADEINRTPPKTQAALLEAMQERAVTVAGHHYKLDLPYFVLATQNPIEQEGTYPLPEAQLDRFMFAINLDYPTFQEEVAVVKATTNDSKVQVNALFNAQQIVDFQQLIRRIPVADNVIEYAVSMVGKTRPNSDAAPEIVKNYIDWGAGPRASQNLILAAKTHAAIHGKFSPDFENVQAVAPSILRHRIIKNYKAEAEGITENQVITSLF; this is encoded by the coding sequence ATGTCGGATGTAACTGCTATCGAACAATTTGTAAAACAATACAAAGCTTTAAAAACTGAAATAGCTAAAGTTATTATCGGACAGGACGAAGTAGTCAATCAAATACTTATTTCTATTTTTTCTGGAGGACATTCTTTATTAATTGGTGTACCTGGTCTGGCAAAAACCTTAATGGTTAATACCATTGCACAGGCTTTAGGTTTAAACTTTAAACGTATTCAGTTTACCCCAGATTTAATGCCGAGTGATATTTTAGGAAGTGAAATTTTAGATGAAAACAGACACTTTAAATTTATTAAAGGGCCTATTTTTTCTAATATAATTTTAGCCGATGAGATAAATAGAACACCACCCAAAACACAAGCAGCGTTATTAGAAGCCATGCAAGAACGCGCTGTAACGGTTGCAGGACACCATTATAAATTAGATTTGCCTTATTTTGTTTTAGCAACACAAAACCCTATCGAGCAAGAAGGAACCTATCCCTTACCCGAAGCACAATTAGATCGTTTTATGTTTGCTATAAACTTAGATTATCCAACTTTTCAAGAGGAAGTAGCCGTTGTTAAAGCAACCACAAATGATTCTAAAGTGCAAGTTAATGCCTTGTTTAATGCGCAGCAAATTGTAGATTTTCAACAATTAATACGCCGTATTCCAGTGGCCGATAATGTTATAGAATACGCGGTTTCTATGGTAGGTAAAACAAGACCTAATAGCGATGCTGCTCCAGAAATTGTTAAAAATTATATCGATTGGGGAGCCGGACCAAGAGCTTCACAAAACTTAATTTTAGCAGCTAAAACTCACGCCGCCATTCATGGTAAATTTTCTCCAGATTTTGAAAATGTTCAGGCGGTAGCTCCTAGTATTTTAAGACACAGAATTATTAAAAACTACAAGGCTGAAGCCGAAGGAATTACAGAAAATCAAGTGATAACCAGTTTGTTCTAA
- the guaB gene encoding IMP dehydrogenase: MTAHQDKILGEGLTYDDVLLVPAFSEVLPREVNIQTKFTRNITINVPIISAAMDTVTESKMAIAMAQEGGIGVLHKNMTIEQQALKVRRVKRAESGMIIDPVTLPLTATVLDAKLNMAEHSIGGIPIVAEDGTLKGIVTNRDLRFEHDKKRPISEVMTSKNLVTAAVGTSLKDAEIILQQHKIEKLLIVDEDYKLSGLITFRDITKLSQKPIANKDEFGRLRVAAALGVTADAVDRAEALVNAGVDAVVIDTAHGHTKGVVNVLKAVKAKFPTLDVIVGNIATGEAAKYLVEAGADAVKVGIGPGSICTTRVVAGVGFPQFSAVLEVAAAIKGSGVPVIADGGIRYTGDIPKAIAAGADCVMLGSLLAGTKESPGETIIYEGRKFKSYRGMGSVEAMKEGSKDRYFQDVEDDIKKLVPEGIVGRVPYKGDLYESIHQFIGGLRAGMGYCGAKDIATLKETGRFVKITASGINESHPHDVTITKESPNYSR, from the coding sequence ATGACTGCACATCAAGACAAAATACTAGGAGAGGGTTTAACCTACGACGATGTATTATTAGTACCAGCTTTTTCAGAAGTACTTCCTCGTGAAGTTAATATTCAAACAAAATTCACCAGAAATATAACCATAAACGTGCCTATTATTTCGGCAGCTATGGATACCGTTACAGAAAGCAAAATGGCAATTGCCATGGCGCAAGAAGGTGGTATTGGCGTACTTCACAAAAACATGACCATCGAACAACAAGCCCTTAAGGTAAGACGTGTTAAACGTGCCGAAAGTGGTATGATAATCGATCCGGTAACCTTACCACTAACAGCGACGGTTTTAGATGCTAAACTTAATATGGCCGAGCATAGTATTGGCGGTATACCTATTGTTGCAGAAGATGGAACATTAAAAGGTATTGTAACAAATCGTGATTTACGTTTTGAACACGATAAAAAACGACCAATATCGGAAGTAATGACCAGCAAAAACCTAGTGACTGCTGCAGTTGGAACCTCGTTAAAAGACGCCGAAATTATTCTTCAACAACATAAAATTGAAAAATTACTTATTGTAGATGAAGATTATAAACTTTCTGGTTTAATAACTTTTAGAGACATCACTAAATTAAGTCAGAAACCCATCGCAAATAAAGATGAATTTGGTCGTTTACGTGTAGCTGCTGCTCTTGGAGTTACAGCCGATGCTGTAGATCGTGCCGAAGCTTTGGTAAACGCAGGTGTTGACGCCGTAGTTATTGATACCGCTCATGGCCACACCAAGGGTGTTGTAAACGTACTAAAAGCGGTTAAAGCTAAATTCCCTACGTTAGATGTTATTGTTGGAAATATTGCCACTGGCGAAGCTGCTAAATATTTAGTTGAAGCAGGTGCCGATGCTGTAAAAGTGGGTATTGGACCAGGATCAATTTGTACCACTCGAGTTGTTGCAGGTGTTGGTTTTCCTCAGTTTTCAGCGGTATTAGAAGTAGCTGCCGCTATTAAAGGAAGCGGTGTTCCAGTAATTGCCGACGGTGGTATTCGTTATACAGGTGATATTCCTAAGGCCATTGCCGCAGGTGCCGACTGTGTGATGTTGGGATCGCTGTTAGCAGGTACCAAAGAATCTCCAGGAGAGACTATTATTTACGAAGGTCGTAAATTTAAATCGTACAGAGGTATGGGTTCTGTTGAAGCCATGAAAGAAGGAAGTAAAGACCGTTATTTTCAAGATGTAGAAGACGATATTAAAAAATTAGTACCCGAAGGTATTGTAGGTCGTGTGCCTTATAAAGGCGATTTATACGAAAGTATTCATCAATTTATTGGTGGTTTACGTGCCGGGATGGGTTACTGTGGCGCTAAAGATATCGCAACATTAAAAGAAACAGGCAGATTTGTAAAAATAACAGCTAGTGGTATTAATGAAAGTCATCCGCATGATGTTACTATCACTAAAGAATCTCCTAATTATTCTAGATAA
- a CDS encoding peptidylprolyl isomerase, giving the protein MLLKTINLKSINNLKHHLILCITLLGAYVTFAQEIINDEVVKEETVKKDTKKTKNARKVDGVAAVVGDYIILESDVDNAFLQLQAQGVNTKDIESCQLFGKLLEDKLYAHQAIQDSIEVSDADIRRNVDFQIEQFLQQTNGSMEKLLEFYKKDDEKSFREEMFEINKANQLASKMQAKIVEEVEITPEEVREFFNKISKEERPTFGTELKVAQIVAEPKVSREEELRVIERLKEFKADILENGASFRSKVVLYSEDLASVSKGGKYTLNRKQPRMVKEFRQVAFSLQEGEISEPFKTDFGYHIIYCEKIRGQEYDIAHILLKPKVSSEAITEAKERLEKVRQRIVSGDISFADAAKEASDEKETRDDGGQLINPQTQDYNFELTKMDPELYAQIQNLKDGEVSLVLKEEDRTGSIKFKILMVTDRIDEHEANYARDYLKIKQLALDEKKINTIAKWQEEKILDTYIKISGDYRNCEFSNNWLKK; this is encoded by the coding sequence ATGCTATTAAAAACAATCAATTTGAAATCTATAAATAATTTGAAACACCATTTAATTTTATGCATAACCTTGTTGGGAGCTTATGTTACGTTTGCTCAAGAAATAATAAACGACGAGGTAGTAAAAGAGGAAACTGTTAAAAAAGACACTAAAAAAACCAAAAATGCCAGAAAGGTTGATGGTGTTGCTGCTGTGGTGGGCGATTATATTATTTTAGAGTCAGATGTCGATAATGCTTTTCTTCAATTACAGGCACAAGGCGTAAACACAAAAGATATAGAATCTTGCCAACTATTTGGTAAGTTATTAGAAGATAAATTATATGCGCATCAAGCCATTCAAGATAGTATTGAAGTATCAGATGCCGATATAAGACGCAATGTCGATTTTCAAATTGAACAGTTTTTACAACAAACCAATGGTTCTATGGAAAAGCTTTTAGAATTCTATAAAAAAGATGACGAAAAAAGCTTTAGAGAAGAAATGTTCGAAATTAATAAAGCCAACCAGTTAGCTTCAAAAATGCAAGCTAAAATTGTTGAAGAAGTAGAAATAACTCCAGAAGAGGTTCGTGAGTTTTTTAATAAAATATCTAAAGAAGAACGACCAACATTTGGTACCGAGCTAAAAGTGGCTCAAATTGTTGCAGAACCCAAAGTATCAAGAGAAGAAGAGTTACGAGTAATTGAAAGATTAAAAGAATTTAAAGCCGATATTTTAGAAAATGGTGCAAGTTTTAGATCGAAAGTTGTTTTGTATTCTGAAGATTTAGCATCGGTTAGTAAAGGTGGTAAATATACACTTAACAGAAAACAACCTAGAATGGTGAAAGAGTTTAGGCAAGTTGCCTTTTCACTACAGGAAGGTGAGATTTCAGAACCATTTAAAACAGATTTTGGTTACCACATTATTTATTGTGAAAAAATACGCGGTCAAGAATACGATATTGCGCATATATTATTAAAACCTAAAGTATCAAGTGAAGCTATAACAGAAGCTAAGGAGCGTCTGGAAAAAGTAAGACAACGTATTGTTAGTGGCGATATTTCGTTTGCCGATGCTGCTAAAGAGGCAAGTGACGAGAAGGAAACTAGAGACGATGGCGGGCAGTTAATTAATCCGCAAACACAGGATTATAATTTTGAATTAACTAAAATGGATCCCGAATTATATGCGCAAATACAAAACTTAAAAGATGGTGAAGTTAGTTTAGTTTTAAAAGAAGAAGACAGAACGGGAAGCATTAAGTTTAAAATTTTAATGGTTACAGATAGAATTGATGAGCATGAGGCAAATTACGCCAGAGATTACCTGAAAATTAAACAATTAGCTTTAGACGAGAAAAAAATTAATACCATTGCAAAATGGCAAGAAGAGAAAATTTTAGACACTTACATTAAAATTAGTGGCGACTACAGAAATTGTGAATTTTCTAATAACTGGTTAAAAAAATAA
- a CDS encoding peptidylprolyl isomerase, which produces MNLKYLPLLFLTIFFINVNAQSPKNETLFSVDDEPVYVSEFIRVYNKNLDLVQDESQKDVDEYLKLFTNYKIKLKEAKALELDKKPTYIRELANYKKQLAKNYITDTKVTEALIKEAYERVSYDVKASHILIKLSQDASPADTLSAYNSIVDYRNRALKEGFENVRKAVHNGQTIYGEDLGYFTGFKMVYKFESVAFNTPVGEISQPFRTNFGYHIVFVQDKRKSRGERTVAHIMLIDKDNEAPVEKAEDKIKDIYKKIQQGESFENLAKQFSDDTNSAPNGGKLSPFSSGQLNSIEFEDVAFGLEKSGDISAPFKTSFGWHIVKLIDKKPIAPFEDMKPELEQMVTRDSRSKLIDEALYSKLYNKYKIGDNKMVLKYFETILNDSIFSHTWKLPVDFQGDKPLVKIGNKQLYFKDFGDYLLKYQRGLASKSSYANVIDKAYKTYLNNNLVEYQEDNLEFEDEEFANIVSEYRDGLLLFDLMQSTIWSIGSTDSLGLQSYYNSHKANYFYPERLDAVVASSNSEKTIKKVANLLEENKSINDIKSIINSNDKVDIIFTVDTLEVGHQSLPKNFEAKKGVSKIYKYHDAFTVVKVNSVIPQEPKTFEQSKGAVISDYQAYKEEEWLNELHKKYTLKINDDALMRVKSQLKKK; this is translated from the coding sequence ATGAATTTGAAATATCTACCATTATTATTTTTAACTATTTTTTTTATTAATGTTAATGCGCAATCACCAAAAAACGAAACACTTTTTAGTGTTGATGATGAGCCGGTTTACGTTTCAGAATTTATTAGGGTTTATAATAAAAATTTAGATTTAGTTCAAGACGAATCTCAAAAGGATGTAGATGAATATTTAAAACTTTTTACCAATTACAAAATAAAATTAAAAGAAGCTAAAGCTTTAGAGTTAGATAAAAAACCAACATACATTAGAGAGTTAGCAAATTATAAGAAGCAATTAGCTAAAAATTACATTACCGATACAAAAGTAACAGAAGCTCTAATTAAAGAAGCTTACGAGCGTGTTTCTTATGATGTAAAAGCCTCCCATATTTTAATAAAGTTATCTCAAGATGCAAGTCCTGCAGATACACTGTCTGCTTATAATTCTATTGTAGATTATAGAAATCGTGCATTAAAAGAAGGCTTCGAGAATGTTAGAAAAGCCGTTCATAATGGGCAAACAATTTATGGTGAAGATTTGGGGTATTTTACAGGTTTTAAAATGGTATACAAATTTGAAAGTGTTGCCTTTAATACACCAGTTGGTGAGATTTCTCAACCGTTTAGAACCAATTTTGGCTATCATATTGTTTTTGTGCAGGACAAAAGAAAATCCAGAGGTGAGCGAACCGTAGCTCATATTATGTTGATAGATAAAGATAACGAGGCTCCGGTAGAAAAGGCAGAAGATAAAATTAAGGATATCTATAAAAAGATTCAACAAGGTGAATCATTCGAAAACCTGGCGAAACAGTTCTCAGACGATACAAATTCTGCTCCCAATGGGGGTAAATTAAGTCCTTTTTCTAGCGGACAATTAAATTCTATAGAATTTGAGGATGTAGCTTTTGGTTTAGAAAAGTCTGGAGATATATCTGCACCTTTTAAAACCAGTTTCGGATGGCACATTGTTAAATTAATTGATAAAAAGCCTATTGCACCATTTGAAGACATGAAACCAGAGTTAGAACAAATGGTTACCAGAGATTCTAGATCGAAATTAATCGATGAGGCTCTGTACTCTAAGCTTTATAATAAGTACAAAATTGGAGATAATAAAATGGTTTTAAAATATTTTGAAACTATTTTAAACGATAGTATTTTTTCACATACATGGAAATTACCAGTCGATTTTCAAGGCGATAAACCCTTAGTTAAAATTGGTAACAAACAATTGTATTTTAAAGATTTTGGCGATTACTTATTGAAATACCAACGCGGTTTAGCCTCTAAGTCTTCATATGCAAATGTTATTGATAAAGCATATAAAACGTATTTAAACAACAATTTAGTTGAATACCAGGAAGATAATTTAGAGTTTGAAGACGAGGAATTTGCAAATATAGTTTCAGAATATCGTGATGGCTTATTATTATTTGATTTAATGCAATCTACCATTTGGAGCATTGGTAGTACAGATTCATTGGGTCTGCAATCGTATTACAACAGTCATAAAGCAAACTATTTTTATCCCGAACGATTAGATGCCGTTGTTGCTTCATCAAATTCAGAAAAAACAATTAAAAAAGTAGCTAACTTGTTAGAAGAAAATAAAAGTATTAACGATATTAAATCCATAATTAATAGTAACGATAAAGTAGATATTATTTTTACTGTTGATACTTTAGAAGTTGGACATCAATCGTTACCAAAAAACTTTGAAGCAAAAAAAGGTGTTTCTAAAATTTATAAGTATCATGATGCCTTTACCGTGGTTAAGGTAAATAGTGTTATACCCCAAGAACCAAAAACTTTCGAGCAATCTAAAGGGGCTGTTATAAGTGATTATCAAGCTTACAAAGAAGAAGAATGGTTAAATGAGCTTCATAAAAAATATACGCTTAAAATAAATGATGATGCTTTAATGCGTGTAAAATCTCAATTAAAAAAGAAATAA
- a CDS encoding outer membrane beta-barrel protein produces the protein MKNITFLIFLCLSSSLFAQKFTLEGVVKDRNANTLDGATVYLQSIKDSVPISYGITNKNGKFSLQVNAENDKKAIFNIAYLGYKPFLKDINIPDGDLLNLGDITLDDQVEELNVISIIGKAPPVVIKKDTIEYNADSFKTLPNDKVEDLLKKLPGVEIDLDGVITVNGVEVEAINVDGMSFFGEKNGEIALKNIPSNAISKVQVTDFKTDMEKFTGEESTSGTKEINLKIKKGKNKAYFGDVNLGYGTDDKYQANANLFQLIEGKQLGIIMGTNNINMSRGFNALPDAESSNGYIESDFIGANFSKGKWNETSINADYKYSAQNRDNAQKSFTQNFLPNFSYVTNATSRGYNDSESHNSGTDLRFVIKPKNNKKGNSVRLTNKINFDASNNDSFSTSNRISEDANGDLVSSYFSESNASNSDYNFNNDFNVASRVGKKNDYFFMGVNTTFSKQDGASKSFSNNKLERSNTTVVQDQISNTENRNSNIRFIARWSKEIFENFKFIPGYTASVNTQNNQKSIFDYNNTDDDYNIFNDQISTDSRYVSTTIKPSLALRYDLKEFRFEIEGAFTNTFRKYIDNIIIARNFKNDFEYLTYSGRIRYRDEKGYKNITLDYRQNVNLPSINQLQPVPNVSNITNIVTGNPLLEPQISHNINFKYQNNIAFNNINITANAKAEFVNDKIINSTITDSDLVRFTTFENINGDYSFSGNTGISKSYFSKKTNYSINLRMNGNFRNIRSIQNTIQFTTQTSTLRPNLSLGYSFDKKIDVNASYSYALTKTSYDTNIYNDNEFFVQNLRLESSLFFLKHAFLTNKVSYRYNSRVGDDFDGAAVFWNAGLGVQLWNDKATLTAVGYDILGKNNGYNRSVTETAIQDVENRILEQYFMLTFVYKFGRFAGQNMNLGDRNINRGGRRGGRGR, from the coding sequence TTGAAAAATATAACATTTCTAATATTTCTATGCCTATCCTCATCATTATTTGCCCAAAAATTCACCTTAGAAGGCGTTGTTAAAGATAGAAATGCTAATACCCTTGATGGTGCCACCGTTTATTTACAAAGCATTAAAGACAGTGTCCCTATATCTTACGGTATTACCAATAAAAATGGCAAATTTTCTTTACAGGTTAATGCCGAAAACGACAAAAAAGCCATATTTAATATCGCTTACTTAGGTTACAAACCTTTTTTAAAAGATATAAATATTCCTGATGGCGATTTACTTAATCTGGGTGACATTACACTCGATGATCAGGTTGAAGAGTTAAATGTTATTTCTATAATTGGAAAAGCGCCGCCGGTTGTTATTAAAAAAGATACCATTGAATATAACGCCGATAGTTTTAAAACCTTACCAAACGATAAAGTTGAAGATTTATTAAAAAAGCTTCCCGGAGTTGAAATCGATTTAGACGGTGTTATAACCGTAAATGGTGTTGAGGTTGAAGCTATAAATGTAGATGGTATGAGTTTTTTTGGTGAAAAAAATGGTGAAATCGCTTTAAAAAACATACCTAGTAATGCTATAAGCAAAGTACAGGTTACCGATTTTAAAACCGATATGGAAAAGTTTACTGGTGAAGAATCTACCTCAGGCACTAAAGAGATCAACTTAAAAATTAAAAAAGGTAAGAATAAAGCCTATTTTGGCGATGTTAATTTGGGCTACGGAACCGACGATAAGTATCAGGCCAATGCCAATTTGTTTCAGTTAATAGAAGGAAAGCAATTAGGCATCATCATGGGTACTAATAACATAAACATGTCCCGTGGTTTTAACGCCTTACCCGATGCCGAATCAAGTAATGGTTATATCGAATCCGATTTTATAGGTGCCAATTTTTCAAAAGGAAAATGGAACGAGACCAGTATTAATGCCGATTATAAGTATAGTGCCCAAAACAGAGATAATGCCCAAAAAAGTTTCACACAAAATTTCTTACCCAATTTTTCTTATGTTACCAATGCAACAAGTAGGGGGTATAACGATTCCGAAAGTCATAATTCTGGAACCGATTTACGCTTTGTAATAAAACCTAAAAACAATAAAAAAGGAAATAGCGTACGTTTAACAAATAAAATAAACTTCGATGCTTCAAACAACGACTCCTTTTCTACTTCCAATCGAATTTCGGAAGATGCAAATGGCGATTTAGTTAGTAGTTATTTTTCAGAATCGAATGCTAGTAACTCCGATTATAATTTTAACAACGATTTTAATGTAGCATCTCGTGTTGGTAAAAAAAATGATTATTTTTTTATGGGTGTAAATACCACCTTTTCAAAACAAGATGGCGCCAGCAAAAGTTTTTCTAATAATAAGTTAGAACGAAGCAATACAACCGTAGTTCAAGATCAGATTTCAAATACAGAAAACAGAAATTCTAATATTAGATTTATTGCAAGATGGAGCAAAGAGATTTTTGAAAACTTCAAATTTATTCCAGGGTATACCGCTTCTGTTAACACTCAAAACAACCAAAAGTCTATTTTTGATTATAACAATACAGATGATGATTACAACATTTTTAACGATCAAATTAGCACAGATAGTCGTTATGTTTCAACCACTATAAAACCTTCTTTGGCTTTGCGATACGATTTAAAAGAATTTCGATTTGAAATTGAAGGCGCCTTTACCAATACATTTCGAAAATATATTGATAACATTATAATTGCTAGAAATTTTAAAAACGATTTTGAATATTTAACCTATTCGGGGCGTATACGTTATCGTGACGAAAAAGGGTATAAAAACATCACTTTAGACTACAGACAAAATGTTAATTTACCATCCATTAATCAGTTACAACCGGTGCCTAATGTTAGTAATATTACCAATATTGTAACTGGTAACCCTTTGTTAGAGCCGCAAATAAGTCATAATATCAATTTTAAATATCAAAATAACATTGCATTCAATAATATTAACATAACGGCTAATGCGAAAGCAGAATTTGTAAACGATAAAATTATCAATTCCACCATTACCGATAGCGATTTAGTTCGATTTACTACTTTCGAAAATATTAATGGGGATTACAGTTTTTCTGGGAATACGGGTATTTCTAAGTCTTATTTTAGCAAGAAAACAAACTATTCAATAAATTTAAGAATGAATGGCAATTTTAGAAACATACGATCCATTCAAAACACTATCCAATTCACAACACAAACAAGTACCTTAAGACCCAACTTGTCTCTAGGGTATTCATTTGATAAAAAAATAGATGTCAATGCAAGTTATAGTTATGCACTAACAAAAACGAGTTACGATACGAATATTTATAACGATAACGAATTTTTTGTACAAAATTTACGATTAGAATCTTCTTTGTTTTTTCTGAAGCATGCTTTTTTAACCAATAAGGTATCGTACCGGTATAACAGTCGAGTAGGCGATGATTTTGATGGCGCTGCTGTATTTTGGAATGCTGGTTTAGGAGTGCAATTATGGAACGATAAAGCAACTTTAACGGCTGTTGGTTACGATATTTTAGGCAAGAATAACGGTTATAACCGTTCGGTAACCGAAACCGCCATACAAGATGTTGAGAATAGAATTTTAGAGCAATATTTTATGCTAACTTTCGTGTATAAGTTTGGTCGTTTTGCCGGACAAAACATGAATTTGGGAGACCGAAACATCAATCGAGGCGGTAGAAGAGGTGGTCGTGGTCGATAA
- a CDS encoding acyltransferase family protein, whose translation MDITYKHRNFGLDLIRAVAILLVLLSHATLLLFPNQETFTLYILRFFGTIGVDLFFVLSGYLIGGILLKQLDAGATSFKAFCHFWTRRWFRTLPNYFLILVVNIVLLLFFYSPVEELWLYFLFIQNFTTAQPDFFTESWSLSIEEYAYVLGPFLLFLMVSVFKRTQKKQLFLWMSIITIMGVTFLKFKFHQSHPEITNEAWSKYFRKVVIYRLDSIYYGFLAIFLIEKFKPFVLKYKALLFGFGFLLFFGMHLVIFVYDFRPSNASLFFNLFYLGLISISLLLTFPYIKTIKPNPLIGKIIIKISILSYAIYLINYSIVLLTIQYFITVSEINTFYKFLVLFTYLSVSFGLSYLLYTYFENPMTKIRDSRWVKSWFE comes from the coding sequence ATGGATATAACTTATAAACATAGAAATTTTGGATTAGACCTTATTAGAGCAGTTGCTATTCTTTTAGTGTTGTTGTCGCATGCAACACTTCTGTTATTCCCAAATCAAGAGACTTTCACACTTTATATTCTACGCTTTTTTGGAACCATTGGTGTCGATTTATTTTTTGTTTTAAGCGGGTATCTTATAGGAGGTATTTTACTTAAGCAATTGGATGCAGGTGCTACTTCTTTTAAAGCATTTTGTCATTTCTGGACAAGACGGTGGTTTCGTACCTTACCCAATTACTTTCTAATTTTAGTAGTAAATATAGTTTTACTTTTATTTTTTTATTCTCCTGTTGAAGAGCTGTGGCTTTATTTTTTATTTATACAGAATTTCACAACAGCACAGCCAGATTTTTTTACCGAATCATGGAGTTTATCTATTGAAGAATATGCCTATGTTTTAGGTCCGTTTTTGTTGTTTCTAATGGTATCTGTATTTAAAAGAACACAAAAAAAACAACTGTTTTTGTGGATGAGTATTATAACGATTATGGGAGTTACTTTTTTAAAATTTAAATTCCACCAATCGCACCCAGAAATTACTAATGAAGCTTGGAGCAAATACTTTAGAAAGGTTGTTATTTATAGGTTAGACAGCATTTATTATGGTTTTTTAGCAATTTTTTTAATAGAAAAATTTAAACCATTTGTTCTAAAATATAAAGCCTTGTTGTTTGGGTTTGGATTCTTATTGTTCTTTGGAATGCATCTTGTTATTTTTGTTTACGATTTTCGTCCAAGTAACGCATCCTTATTTTTCAATCTTTTCTATTTAGGGCTTATATCCATTAGCTTGTTGCTCACTTTTCCATACATAAAAACAATCAAACCAAATCCTCTTATTGGTAAAATAATCATTAAAATAAGCATACTTTCTTATGCTATTTACTTAATAAATTACTCCATTGTATTATTAACTATTCAGTATTTTATTACTGTTTCAGAAATTAATACCTTTTATAAATTCTTGGTACTGTTCACGTATCTGTCTGTTTCTTTCGGTTTAAGTTATTTATTGTATACCTATTTTGAAAATCCTATGACTAAAATTAGAGATTCCAGATGGGTGAAATCGTGGTTTGAGTGA
- a CDS encoding peptidyl-prolyl cis-trans isomerase → MHKKIFILILVTTLTSCQFFKETDDREPIARVNDTYLYYDDVKDLVSKEATKEDSILVVQNFINRWATQQLLVDGAKLNLSEAKQENFRKLIEQYKNDLYTKAYLEALVKRNINTQVSKEEAQKYYNENKEVFKLNEELIKFRYVHVDSRIINYKEIEQKFKRYNSKDKKDLEAMSIQFKSYYLKDSTWIKVGQVINKISAINPENKDQLLKKSNFIQLKDSLGVYLMQINDVLLRNETAPLEYVKPTIDQIVINKRKLELISQLEKDITTDAIKNNQFEIYK, encoded by the coding sequence GTGCATAAAAAAATCTTCATATTAATTTTAGTAACAACACTCACATCTTGTCAGTTTTTTAAAGAAACCGACGACAGAGAACCTATTGCTCGCGTAAACGATACTTATTTGTATTACGATGATGTAAAAGATTTGGTTTCAAAAGAAGCAACAAAAGAAGACAGTATTTTAGTGGTGCAAAATTTTATTAACCGATGGGCAACACAACAATTACTAGTAGATGGTGCAAAATTAAATCTTAGTGAAGCCAAGCAAGAAAATTTTAGAAAGTTAATAGAGCAATACAAAAACGATTTATACACCAAAGCTTATCTGGAAGCACTTGTAAAGCGTAATATAAATACACAAGTTAGCAAGGAGGAAGCTCAAAAATATTACAACGAAAACAAAGAGGTTTTTAAACTTAACGAAGAGCTTATTAAGTTTAGATATGTGCATGTAGATAGTAGAATTATAAATTATAAAGAGATTGAACAAAAGTTTAAACGCTATAATTCTAAAGATAAAAAGGACTTGGAAGCCATGTCTATTCAGTTTAAATCGTATTATTTAAAAGACTCCACTTGGATAAAAGTAGGACAGGTAATTAATAAAATTTCGGCAATTAATCCAGAAAACAAAGATCAACTGTTAAAAAAATCTAATTTTATACAACTCAAAGATTCATTAGGAGTATATTTGATGCAAATAAACGATGTTTTATTACGTAATGAAACGGCGCCTTTGGAGTATGTAAAACCTACCATAGACCAGATTGTTATAAATAAAAGAAAGCTTGAGCTTATTAGTCAATTAGAAAAAGATATAACTACAGATGCTATTAAAAACAATCAATTTGAAATCTATAAATAA